A window of Eucalyptus grandis isolate ANBG69807.140 chromosome 4, ASM1654582v1, whole genome shotgun sequence genomic DNA:
TAAAAGTACAGATCTGAATATCTCAATTTTAATGGTTCAGATCGCTTTACAAGCAAACTAAAATAGGTTTGGTGATTCTTGCAAATTTCAATTCGATCATGAGGTAAAAGTACAAATCTGAATATCTCAATTTTAATGGTTCAAATCGCTCTACAAGCAAACTATGCAACATAGCATATGGTCAAGCAATATATGAATTCACTTGATTAATTTCACATGCTTTGTCCTCAATGACAtcagtggatttttttttacattgactttttttttttcatttcttgtagTCAATGTAAAAAAAATCGACTAGTACTACTACTTATTTAAAGGAAAGTGCATGTATTTTATCAGATTTTATGCTATAATTATTAGTTCTGTCCATTGAATTGGAGATAAGTAAATCTGAACAGAACATGGCTTGTTCTTTTATCCTTTAGTTGGATCATCCCTAATCCAAGATTAATGAGGAGTCTTCATggaatttaaattgaaaaaccaTATTAGCAATTGGCATCCTctaattaataaaatgattaaaatcTTCCACATGATGTCAATTGTCAGGCCATCTTAGTCTTATTTccttcatttcattttcttttagtttattGAACAGTACGGCACATGACACTGCCTCCAAATCagcatcttcatcatcaacccttcCAACCTCACGCTCCTTCTATATATTCAAGCTCAGAACTTCAAACCATCTCAATCTCACAAATCAACGACATTCGCTCTCTCCTCCAGTCCAGGCATTCTCCATCCGAAAGCCGACGAgtctttttgggagagagatACTGAGATGTCGATCTCCTCAAGGGGGCCGTACGGCTACtcgaagatggagaaggaagaCCCGGAGGAGGCGAGCCACCGGAGGGCTCAGTTCTTGATCTACAAGGCGTTGGAGAGAGCTGACTGCGAGTCTGCTCAAGCGAGGCGGCCGTCCTTCTTGCGGATCAGGTTCTGCAAGGTCAAGATGAGGGTCGGCAAGAGGTTGAATAGGATGAGGAAGGGCATGCTGCTGACGCTCTCTCAGTCCAGGGTCGGTGCTTACAAGCAGAAGATCGTGAAGCAGATAAAGAGGAGCTGCATGCGCTTGTTCAGACTCGGAGAGAGCACCAAGCCCAGCATTCCACATTTGCTCATATGAATCCAGTTTTCCGACCCTCTCctaatttttcagattttgcCCTTCTCTATCGGGACTTATTGTCTGTAAGGAAATAATACAGTCATTAATGTCATGAGATCATTCGCCTCCTTAAGCCCTTTTTTTGAGATCGTAAAATTATGAATTATCAGTCAAATGATACGTTTCAGTTCGACTTGACAAGCAATTTTCCATCTAGCTGCCCCAACAAAGAAGCACTGGCTACGAGCAGCAAGACAAATTGCAGAAGAAACAGAAAGTTTGACAAATAAAATGTGAGGCCATCTGTAATATGAAAAAAGCACCAGATTCGCAAATAGCTCTAAAGATAAATCATTTACTACGATGATACatgttgattttgaaatatgtAATGAGCCTTTAGTTGCTAAATCTCAACGACATGAATTGCATTTGGTCTAATGACAAAGTGTCTAGAAGGGTTTTTATGATGTGTTGAGCTCAATCtcacttaacaaaaaaaataaaaaatgagagattaagttttcttttttaattatgaatgCAGAATTTTTATGTTTAGGGGAATCACCAactgtaccgacataccacccaCCGTTGCAGTGTAGAGGGTAGAGCTTGTGTTCTCCACCGAGAGGAGAACaagttcgaagcccctgcggCGGGGAGGCGAAACGTTGTGTGGTGCGCTTGCcggggtgcgtgggtggtggtttctgCGTCCTCCCGGGGTTTCTCTCAGGCTGCCGGCCGtgcggggttccctgggtcaccaaaaaagaaaaaaaaaaaactgtaccGACATGGAGATTCAATAttatgtaaaaaagaaaattgtactCATGGTATGGAAATAGGCAGAGAGGAGGCAAGCAAGACATGGGCGACTTCTTTGTCATACCCATGTGTCTTTGACGACAACATTGCGAGCCTGTAAAAGCCATGCATTCCAAGGTCACTTTCGCTCTCTTTTTGTCGGATCTAATCGTTTCCACCAGCCTAAACCTAAACCCCAGGAAAAGGTCAAAGTAATACATGCATGTACTGTCCTAATCTCCGGAAAATTCGCATTCTCCCCCGTAAATTTCCCCACCATCCGTACCTTCTTTGCCTGTACTTTTGTCCCTCCGGAAATTACTTGTCGGCTTCGATGATACAGATGGGTTGATTCGATGAAGGATAATAATTGATGGTCAGCGCGGCTAGACCAAGAAACTTTTGATTATTCCATATTTTTTTACCTAAATTATCAAGGATGGGCAGGCAGGTCATCATTATTGTTCCCTGTTTTATGgcatcttttttatattttctgggGCTCCTATTAGAAAGATAAATATGCTGCCGAGGCACTAAGGTTTAGCATAGGATTCTTGGTCGCATTAATTGGATTTAAGGTAATATAATCCGACATAACATGGGGGTGTACCGACTTATGCATGTTCTGCAACAAGATCTGCAATATATACACGGGATTGCTTGTGCTGATGGTTTCTATATTAGTCTAAGCCCAATAGCACAACTCagtcattttctatttctgcttgGTCTCAAAAATCGTATCCTATAATTTATTAGAAGATCGCAGCATATCGGGAGCTAACATTGCTTAAACCCACACCGGTTGACATTTTTCTTGTGCTTGGACCAGGTCCAATAGCAAAGACCTTACCGAATCTTGTGCCAATATTTTCGGGTTCATTTGATTCCTAGGCCCATGAACGCGTCCAGTACCAAACACAATGATGCATAAACAACAGATTTTTAATG
This region includes:
- the LOC104442914 gene encoding uncharacterized protein LOC104442914: MSISSRGPYGYSKMEKEDPEEASHRRAQFLIYKALERADCESAQARRPSFLRIRFCKVKMRVGKRLNRMRKGMLLTLSQSRVGAYKQKIVKQIKRSCMRLFRLGESTKPSIPHLLI